The proteins below are encoded in one region of Pelecanus crispus isolate bPelCri1 chromosome 4, bPelCri1.pri, whole genome shotgun sequence:
- the GC gene encoding vitamin D-binding protein — MRAALALLLLLAAARAEHRGKAYVRDKVCQEFKTLGKDDFRTLTIVANSRKFSNATFEEINHLVREIVSLAETCCAEGADPSCYDAGSSALSAKSCGGDSPFPAHAGTAGCCTQEGLEQKLCLAALRHPPQQLPRYLQPSNEELCQAFKEDPKGFADRFLHDYASSYSQAPLPVLLGSTKTFLSMVSTCCISPAPTVCFLKEKLERKTISLLTLISNRVCSLFTVYGKDKVTFSYLASLAQKMPAASFEELFPLAEDAAEAFSQCCDSVDEDCMQKKLSEHTAKACGALSARDGRVADCCKGKNLMQNYFCILALPPAPAPKLPEPQKPTNEQLCGEEGARHTKRYLFELARWHTSVPDAFLGKLYDASEKVRGECCSAKDASACLDNKRQQMGGELPRFLEKANQLCGQYNKLDFLDFKKRLRDILMQMMPEASPELLGQLVEQQADFASSCCPPNSPPLYCTSKVSLEMREVCDAGSCLLG; from the exons ATGAGGGCAGCTCTcgctctgctgctccttttgGCCGCCGCGCGTGCCGAGCACCGAG GTAAAGCTTATGTCCGGGACAAAGTCTGCCAGGAGTTCAAGACCCTGGGGAAGGATGACTTCCGAACCCT gaccATCGTCGCCAACAGCAGGAAATTCTCTAACGCCACCTTCGAGGAGATCAACCACCTTGTCCGCGAAATCGTCTCGCTGGCTGAAACCTGCTGCGCCGAAGGGGCCGACCCCTCCTGCTACGATGCTGGG TCCTCAGCTCTGTCGGCCAAATCCTGCGGCGGGGACTCGCCCTTCCCGGCTCACGCCGGCACGGCCGGCTGCTGCACCcaggaggggctggagcagaAGCTGTGCCTGGCCGCCCTGCGGCACCCgccccagcagctgccccgCTACCTCCAGCCCTCCAACGAAGAGCTCTGCCAAGCCTTCAAGGAGGACCCCAAGGGTTTTGCAGACAG GTTTTTGCACGACTACGCCAGCAGCTACAGCCAGGCACCCCTGCCCGTGCTCCTGGGCTCCACCAAGACCTTCCTCTCCATGGTCTCTACCTGCTGCATCTCCCCCGCGCCCACCGTCTGCTTCCTGAAGGAG aaactggaaaggaaaaccaTCTCCCTCCTCACCCTGATATCAAACCGGGTTTGCTCCCTCTTCACGGTGTACGGGAAGGACAAAGTCACCTTCAG CTACCTCGCCTCGCTCGCTCAGAAGATGCCCGCTGCTTCCTTCGAGGAGCTTTTCCCCCTGGCAGAAGACGCCGCCGAGGCATTTTCCCAGTGCTGCGACTCGGTGGACGAGGATTGCATGCAGAAGAAG TTATCGGAGCACACGGCCAAAGCCTGCGGCGCGCTCTCGGCCCGAGACGGACGGGTCGCCGACTGCTGCAAGGGGAAAAACCTCATGCAAAACTACTTCTGCATCTTGGCCTTGCCGCCGGCGCCCGCCCCAAAACTGCCGGAGCCGCAGAAGCCGACGAACGAGCAGCTGTGCGGCGAGGAGGGGGCTCGCCACACCAAGAG GTACCTGTTTGAGCTGGCGCGGTGGCACACCAGCGTCCCCGACGCATTCCTCGGCAAGCTATACGATGCCTCCGAAAAAGTCCGGGGGGAATGCTGCTCTGCCAAGGATGCCTCCGCCTGCCTGGACAACAAG CGCCAGCAGATGGGAGGCGAGCTGCCTCGCTTCCTGGAAAAGGCCAACCAGCTCTGCGGGCAGTACAACAAGTTAGATTTCCTTGACTTCAAGAAGAG GCTGCGGGACATCTTGATGCAGATGATGCCGGAGGCCAGCCCCgagctgctggggcagctggtGGAGCAGCAAGCCGACTTCGCCTCGAGCTGCTGCCCCCCCAACTCGCCCCCGCTCTACTGCACCTCCAAG GTGAGCTTGGAGATGAGAGAGGTGTGCGATGcgggctcctgcctgctgggctAG